The following coding sequences lie in one Cupriavidus sp. WKF15 genomic window:
- a CDS encoding MATE family efflux transporter, translating into MNLLHDLRRIAHLAAPVLVGQLAVITFGVMDTIMAGRASASDLAAVGLGGSIYVTIYISLMGVLQALAPIAGQLYGAGRSEQIGSEVRQAAWLGLALSVPGVLLLMFPEPLLAFAKAPPELVDKASQYLHIGAFGLPAALGFRIYSALNNALSRPVMVTVLQIVGLALKVPLNAWFINGGLGMPAMGGPGCALASTLISWGWCIAGLLILRHSAIYQPLKIFSAWSWPVPAQLRAMLRLGVPMGLTYLIEITSFTLMSIFITRMGTVTLAGHQIIANLGAVAYMLPLSLAIATSTLVAQSIGARDMDGASRLAWRGICLAASLAMLTDCLLWLLREPVLHAYTNDANVVAAALPLVLFVAFYQAFDAIQVMTAFILRAYKIALIPTLIYAGSLWGIGIGGGYVLGFGLIGGLPAFTRGAAGFWIANSASLAVAGFLLVRYFTRISAARGH; encoded by the coding sequence ATGAACCTGCTTCACGATCTGCGGCGTATCGCCCATCTTGCCGCGCCGGTCCTGGTCGGCCAGCTCGCCGTCATCACGTTTGGCGTCATGGACACGATCATGGCCGGGCGCGCCTCCGCGAGCGACCTTGCCGCGGTCGGGCTCGGCGGTTCGATCTATGTGACGATCTACATCAGCCTGATGGGCGTGCTGCAGGCCCTTGCGCCGATCGCGGGGCAACTCTACGGCGCAGGCCGCAGCGAACAGATCGGCAGCGAGGTCAGGCAAGCCGCCTGGCTCGGACTGGCGTTGTCCGTTCCCGGCGTGCTCCTTCTCATGTTTCCGGAACCGCTGCTCGCCTTTGCCAAGGCGCCGCCGGAACTGGTCGACAAGGCCAGCCAGTATTTGCATATCGGCGCATTCGGCCTGCCCGCGGCGCTTGGCTTTCGCATCTATTCCGCGCTCAATAACGCGCTATCGCGCCCGGTCATGGTGACGGTGCTGCAGATCGTCGGCCTGGCACTGAAGGTGCCGCTCAACGCCTGGTTCATCAACGGAGGCCTTGGCATGCCCGCCATGGGCGGACCGGGATGCGCGCTGGCGTCGACGCTGATCAGCTGGGGCTGGTGCATTGCCGGCCTGCTGATCCTTCGCCATAGCGCGATCTATCAACCCCTGAAGATTTTTTCCGCCTGGAGCTGGCCTGTACCGGCACAGTTGCGCGCAATGCTCCGGCTAGGCGTGCCGATGGGGCTCACCTACCTGATCGAGATCACGTCCTTCACACTGATGTCGATCTTCATCACGCGCATGGGCACGGTCACCCTTGCCGGGCACCAGATCATTGCCAACCTCGGTGCCGTGGCCTATATGCTGCCGCTATCGCTGGCCATTGCCACGTCGACACTCGTGGCACAGTCGATCGGCGCGCGCGACATGGATGGCGCCAGCCGGCTCGCATGGCGCGGTATCTGCCTGGCAGCCTCCCTTGCCATGCTGACCGACTGCCTGCTATGGCTGCTGCGGGAGCCCGTGCTGCACGCTTACACCAACGATGCCAACGTCGTGGCCGCCGCGTTGCCGCTGGTACTGTTCGTCGCCTTCTACCAGGCCTTTGATGCCATCCAGGTAATGACCGCGTTTATCCTGCGCGCCTACAAGATCGCGTTGATCCCGACGCTGATCTACGCCGGTTCACTGTGGGGGATTGGCATTGGCGGCGGCTATGTGCTGGGCTTTGGCCTGATCGGGGGGCTGCCCGCATTCACGCGCGGCGCCGCCGGTTTCTGGATCGCCAATAGCGCGAGCCTGGCCGTCGCCGGATTCCTGCTGGTGCGCTATTTCACCCGTATCAGCGCTGCGCGTGGGCATTGA